In Phenylobacterium koreense, one DNA window encodes the following:
- a CDS encoding lysophospholipid acyltransferase family protein, protein MTQAKPSVAQDLLWRLEALAFDVVIGFARILPVDLVSDFGAWFFKTLGPMTSAHRVAETNLRIAFPDASDSRIAALLADQWDNTGRTFLELLIMDRIIRSPDRVEVVNGHRLSEIAANAEPVVFISGHFANFEVMPATIVNSPVQCHITYRAMNNPHVEKRVRDYRFRYGVRYFAPKGGDGARDLLAALSRGESVALMNDQKFNGGVASPFFGLTCHTAPGPSRLALRFNTVLQPMSVQRKRKARFRVVVHEPIRLEHTGDNAADVAEGVRKINAFVEERVRERPAEWFWTHKRWPNDTYKRNR, encoded by the coding sequence ATGACCCAGGCTAAGCCCTCTGTGGCGCAGGACCTTTTGTGGCGGCTGGAAGCGCTCGCCTTCGACGTGGTGATCGGCTTCGCCCGCATCCTGCCGGTCGATCTGGTGTCCGACTTCGGCGCGTGGTTTTTCAAGACCTTGGGGCCGATGACCAGCGCTCACAGGGTGGCCGAGACCAACCTGCGCATCGCCTTTCCGGACGCCTCGGACAGCCGCATCGCGGCCCTGCTGGCCGACCAATGGGACAACACCGGGCGCACCTTTCTCGAGCTGCTGATCATGGACAGGATCATCCGCTCGCCCGACCGGGTGGAGGTTGTGAACGGCCATCGACTCAGCGAGATCGCCGCCAACGCCGAGCCGGTGGTGTTCATTTCTGGTCACTTCGCCAACTTCGAGGTGATGCCGGCGACGATCGTGAACTCCCCTGTCCAGTGCCACATCACCTATCGGGCGATGAACAATCCGCACGTAGAGAAGCGTGTCCGCGACTACCGCTTCCGCTATGGCGTCCGTTATTTCGCACCTAAGGGCGGGGACGGCGCGCGCGACCTGCTGGCGGCCTTGAGCCGCGGGGAGTCCGTGGCCCTGATGAACGATCAGAAGTTCAACGGCGGGGTCGCCTCGCCGTTCTTCGGCCTGACCTGCCATACGGCGCCGGGGCCTTCGCGCCTGGCCCTGCGGTTCAACACCGTGCTGCAGCCAATGTCGGTGCAGCGTAAGCGGAAGGCTCGCTTCCGCGTGGTGGTGCATGAGCCGATCCGCCTGGAACACACCGGTGACAACGCGGCCGACGTCGCCGAGGGCGTCCGCAAGATCAACGCCTTTGTGGAGGAGCGCGTGCGCGAGCGGCCGGCTGAATGGTTCTGGACCCACAAGCGCTGGCCCAACGACACCTATAAGCGCAACCGCTAG
- the hisN gene encoding histidinol-phosphatase, with protein MPSPAALAADRLSELDAFLLELNTVAADVILPLFRADHGLEDKGGVRGFDPVTAADKGAEAAIRKLIAARYPDHGVIGEEYGEDRPDAEFVWVLDPVDGTRAFISGLPLWCVLIGLRHQGRPVLGSIAQPFLDEIYLGHAAGSRLIARGQTKPLQVRPCPKLTDAVIATTDPEGCFDGAELGAWTQVRAAARLARLGCDAYAYAMVAMGKMDMVIEAGLKAWDIESAIPLIEGAGGLVTNWRGQPVGPDGGQIVIAGDQACLDEALVALKRSAK; from the coding sequence ATGCCCTCGCCCGCCGCCCTCGCCGCCGACCGCCTGTCCGAGCTGGACGCCTTCCTCCTCGAATTGAACACGGTCGCGGCGGACGTCATCCTGCCCCTGTTCCGCGCCGACCACGGCCTTGAGGACAAGGGCGGCGTCCGCGGCTTCGACCCCGTCACCGCCGCCGACAAGGGCGCCGAGGCCGCGATCCGCAAGCTGATCGCCGCGCGCTATCCGGACCATGGGGTGATTGGGGAAGAATACGGCGAGGACCGTCCGGACGCCGAGTTCGTCTGGGTGCTAGATCCCGTCGACGGCACTCGCGCCTTCATCTCCGGCCTGCCGCTCTGGTGCGTCCTGATCGGCCTGCGCCACCAGGGCCGTCCGGTCCTCGGCTCGATCGCCCAGCCGTTTCTGGATGAGATCTATCTCGGGCATGCCGCCGGCTCGCGCCTCATCGCCCGCGGCCAGACCAAGCCCCTGCAGGTCCGCCCCTGCCCCAAGCTCACCGACGCGGTCATCGCCACCACCGATCCGGAAGGCTGCTTCGACGGCGCCGAACTGGGCGCCTGGACCCAAGTCCGCGCGGCAGCACGCCTCGCCCGCCTGGGCTGCGACGCCTATGCCTACGCCATGGTCGCCATGGGCAAGATGGACATGGTGATCGAGGCCGGGCTGAAGGCCTGGGACATCGAGTCGGCGATCCCCCTGATCGAGGGCGCCGGCGGCCTGGTCACCAACTGGCGCGGCCAACCGGTCGGCCCCGACGGCGGCCAGATCGTCATCGCCGGCGACCAAGCCTGCCTCGACGAAGCCCTGGTCGCCCTCAAGCGCTCGGCGAAATAA
- the xseA gene encoding exodeoxyribonuclease VII large subunit — MTDIAPETSGNAKAYSVSELAFALKRTLEDAYGFVRLRGELSKVTHHSNGHVYLTIKDERAAIDGVVWKGSVRNLSIRPQQGMEVVVTGKITTYPAGSRYQMVIETMEAAGVGALLAQLERLKAKLQAEGLFEPSRKRALPTMPAVVGVITSPTGAVIRDILHRIRDRWPCRVIVWPVVVQGDAAAGQVANAIARFNALPMDGPVPRPDILIVARGGGSVEDLWAFNDEALARTVAEGTIPLISAVGHETDTTLIDFVSDRRAPTPTAAAEMATPVFAELRGYIGDLSARLHRCGGRVVEDRRGRVEHAGRALGRVPDLVEMAAQRFNLAASRLGAGLSRNVAAHGTDLVRVSARLHPALLKRPQEVQTDRLQRLSVRLSPAMERRIERAGERLTGLSKLYASVDPSAPLKRGFARVHRTDGSLVREGGSLASGEGVRLVFADQTREAVIDGASSPAAVPAPKVGPKPARPAKPAPPSNQGDLF, encoded by the coding sequence ATGACCGATATCGCGCCTGAGACATCCGGCAACGCCAAGGCCTATTCGGTCTCGGAACTCGCGTTCGCTCTTAAGCGCACGCTGGAGGACGCCTACGGCTTCGTGAGGCTGAGGGGCGAACTCTCCAAAGTTACTCACCACTCCAACGGCCACGTCTATCTGACCATCAAGGACGAACGCGCCGCCATCGACGGCGTCGTCTGGAAGGGCTCGGTCCGCAACCTCTCCATTCGCCCGCAACAGGGGATGGAGGTCGTGGTCACCGGCAAGATCACCACCTACCCGGCCGGATCCCGCTACCAGATGGTCATCGAGACCATGGAGGCGGCGGGCGTCGGCGCCCTGCTGGCCCAGCTTGAACGCCTGAAGGCCAAGCTGCAGGCCGAGGGTCTGTTCGAGCCGTCCCGCAAACGGGCGCTGCCGACCATGCCTGCGGTGGTCGGGGTGATCACCAGTCCCACCGGCGCGGTGATCCGCGACATCCTGCACCGCATCCGCGACCGCTGGCCCTGTCGGGTCATCGTCTGGCCCGTCGTGGTGCAGGGAGACGCCGCCGCCGGCCAGGTCGCCAACGCCATCGCCCGCTTCAACGCGCTGCCGATGGATGGCCCGGTCCCGCGGCCGGACATCCTGATCGTCGCCCGCGGCGGCGGTTCGGTGGAAGATCTTTGGGCGTTCAACGACGAGGCCCTCGCCCGCACCGTGGCCGAAGGGACCATCCCGCTGATCTCGGCGGTGGGTCACGAGACGGATACGACCCTGATCGACTTCGTCTCCGACCGCCGCGCGCCGACACCAACCGCGGCCGCAGAAATGGCGACGCCGGTGTTCGCGGAGCTACGTGGCTATATCGGCGACCTTTCGGCGCGGCTGCACCGTTGCGGCGGCCGTGTGGTCGAGGATCGCCGCGGCCGGGTCGAACATGCCGGCCGCGCCTTGGGCCGGGTTCCCGACCTGGTGGAAATGGCCGCCCAGCGCTTCAACCTGGCCGCCAGCCGGCTGGGCGCCGGCCTGTCGCGCAATGTCGCTGCCCATGGGACCGACCTGGTCCGCGTCTCCGCACGCCTTCACCCGGCGCTCCTCAAGCGGCCGCAGGAAGTGCAGACCGACCGGCTCCAGCGGCTGTCCGTGCGGCTGTCGCCAGCCATGGAGCGGCGCATCGAGCGGGCCGGCGAGCGGCTGACCGGCCTTTCGAAGCTCTACGCCTCGGTCGATCCCAGCGCGCCGCTGAAGCGCGGCTTCGCGCGAGTGCATCGGACGGACGGCTCGCTGGTCCGCGAGGGTGGCTCGCTGGCGAGCGGCGAAGGCGTGCGGCTGGTCTTCGCCGACCAGACCCGCGAGGCCGTCATCGACGGGGCGTCCTCGCCCGCTGCAGTTCCGGCTCCAAAGGTCGGCCCAAAGCCGGCGCGTCCCGCCAAGCCGGCGCCGCCATCCAACCAGGGCGACCTGTTCTGA
- a CDS encoding DUF2093 domain-containing protein — protein sequence MNAHDRDLTGADIASLHYGDGDFVVLKPGRYVICAVSRVKIPIEALRYWNPALQEAYATPADALARWKEMQS from the coding sequence ATGAACGCCCACGACCGTGACCTTACCGGCGCCGACATCGCTTCCCTGCACTACGGAGACGGGGATTTCGTCGTCCTGAAACCGGGGCGCTACGTGATCTGCGCCGTCTCCCGGGTGAAGATTCCGATCGAGGCCCTGCGCTACTGGAACCCCGCGCTGCAGGAAGCCTACGCCACCCCGGCCGACGCCCTGGCGCGTTGGAAGGAAATGCAGTCCTGA
- a CDS encoding DUF3617 domain-containing protein encodes MLRKTILALTSLVLLGGSSAAQEQTILPGYWDVTNKVTAIISQTKKEKRCITPAEVSKFVMGPSNRHYKCDYPTRVFKDGHITLKGNCATKNGSKAAIQATGSYTPTTFNMMARISTTYAGVPLSGEAVTTAKRISESCPASPEAQ; translated from the coding sequence ATGCTCCGCAAGACGATCCTAGCTTTGACCTCCCTCGTCCTGCTCGGCGGATCGAGCGCTGCGCAGGAACAGACGATCCTTCCCGGCTACTGGGACGTGACCAACAAGGTCACGGCGATCATCAGTCAGACCAAGAAGGAAAAGCGCTGCATCACCCCGGCCGAGGTGTCGAAGTTCGTGATGGGCCCCTCCAACCGGCACTACAAGTGCGACTACCCGACCCGGGTGTTCAAGGACGGCCACATCACCCTGAAGGGCAATTGCGCGACCAAGAACGGCAGCAAGGCGGCGATCCAGGCTACGGGCTCCTATACCCCGACCACCTTCAACATGATGGCCAGGATCAGTACGACCTATGCCGGCGTGCCCCTGAGCGGCGAAGCAGTCACCACGGCCAAGCGTATCTCCGAGAGCTGCCCGGCTTCGCCAGAGGCTCAATAA
- a CDS encoding helix-turn-helix domain-containing protein: MESMGNQIDVHLGKRLRRRRRLLGLTQQQLAGACGVRFQQIQKYECGANRISASRLWQLSEALDVPVGYFYDGLGGPNGAESETVEASCTSEVLSSDETLDLIRAYYQLDERPRRRLLDLAKSLNGDPELV; the protein is encoded by the coding sequence ATGGAGTCCATGGGCAACCAAATCGACGTTCACCTCGGCAAGCGGCTGCGCCGTCGGCGCCGTCTGCTGGGGCTGACCCAGCAGCAACTGGCCGGAGCATGTGGCGTGCGATTCCAGCAGATTCAGAAGTACGAGTGCGGCGCCAACCGTATCTCGGCCTCCCGCCTGTGGCAGCTTTCCGAGGCTCTCGATGTACCCGTCGGCTATTTCTACGACGGTCTTGGTGGCCCGAACGGCGCCGAGAGCGAGACGGTCGAGGCGAGCTGCACGAGCGAAGTGCTTTCGAGCGACGAAACGCTCGACCTGATCCGCGCCTATTACCAGCTCGACGAGCGCCCCCGCCGTCGCCTGCTGGACCTGGCCAAGTCCCTGAATGGCGATCCGGAGCTGGTCTGA
- a CDS encoding alpha/beta hydrolase translates to MPGAPLYSIPGAPIPAGGRAEWFKSADGAELRAAIFPAKGAPRGSIVLSGGRTEPIEKYFEVIEDLTGRGYVVLAHDWRGQGLSHRELPDRLAGHARGYEAFLTDYRALLAKYESQLPKPWFAIGHSMGGCLTLLALARGEAPRFEAAILSAPMLGIQLGGLPLPVARLLAGFNRLIGRSGGYVRAEGPAETFDNNILTHDRTRYERAKAQVAAHPALGLGGPTWGWLDFALRATGYLARPENLDAVTIPVVIVSAERDRLVDNSAQRTVAANLPKGEFVSAPGAYHEILMETDAMRNIFLRALDALLGKSAPAPAAPAEPPVVKAAPEPAPTPEPKPAAAAPAEAQPAPVTPEPKPEPATEAKPAPKPKAASKPKVASATKKARAPAKATPKPAAAPKSATKAPAAKKVAAVKTPAPAKAAAPKASAKASAPKKAVAPKAAPKPAAVAKPAAAKKAAPAKAAKPASKPPAAKTAKPKA, encoded by the coding sequence ATGCCGGGTGCGCCGCTCTATTCGATCCCCGGCGCGCCCATCCCGGCGGGCGGCCGGGCCGAGTGGTTCAAGAGCGCGGACGGCGCCGAACTGCGCGCCGCGATCTTTCCCGCCAAGGGTGCGCCCCGGGGTTCCATCGTCCTCAGCGGTGGCCGGACCGAACCCATCGAGAAGTACTTCGAGGTCATCGAGGACCTGACCGGCCGGGGTTATGTCGTGCTGGCTCACGATTGGCGCGGCCAGGGGCTGTCGCACCGTGAGCTGCCGGACCGGCTCGCCGGCCACGCGCGAGGGTACGAGGCCTTTCTCACCGACTATCGCGCGCTGCTGGCGAAGTACGAGAGCCAACTGCCCAAGCCCTGGTTCGCTATCGGCCATTCCATGGGGGGCTGCCTGACGCTGCTCGCCCTGGCGCGGGGCGAAGCGCCGCGCTTCGAGGCTGCGATCCTTTCGGCGCCTATGCTCGGCATCCAGCTCGGCGGCCTGCCATTGCCGGTCGCGCGGCTGCTCGCGGGCTTCAACAGGCTGATCGGCCGCTCGGGCGGTTATGTGCGCGCCGAAGGGCCGGCCGAAACCTTCGACAACAACATCCTGACCCATGACCGGACCCGCTATGAGCGGGCCAAGGCTCAGGTTGCAGCTCACCCGGCGCTTGGTCTGGGCGGTCCCACCTGGGGATGGCTCGATTTCGCGCTGAGGGCGACCGGTTACCTGGCGAGGCCGGAGAACCTCGACGCAGTGACGATCCCGGTCGTGATCGTCTCGGCCGAGCGGGATCGGCTTGTCGACAACAGCGCACAGCGCACCGTGGCGGCGAACCTGCCCAAAGGCGAGTTCGTCTCGGCGCCCGGCGCGTACCACGAAATCCTGATGGAGACGGACGCGATGCGGAACATCTTCCTACGTGCCCTTGACGCTCTACTTGGAAAATCAGCACCGGCGCCCGCCGCGCCGGCGGAGCCGCCGGTCGTTAAGGCGGCGCCAGAGCCCGCGCCCACGCCAGAACCCAAGCCGGCCGCGGCCGCACCGGCCGAGGCCCAGCCTGCGCCCGTGACGCCCGAGCCGAAGCCCGAGCCGGCGACGGAGGCCAAACCGGCGCCCAAGCCGAAGGCCGCTTCCAAGCCGAAGGTGGCGAGCGCGACGAAGAAGGCGCGGGCGCCGGCCAAAGCGACGCCCAAGCCTGCCGCCGCTCCGAAGTCCGCGACCAAGGCGCCCGCCGCCAAGAAGGTCGCCGCGGTGAAGACGCCCGCCCCGGCCAAGGCTGCCGCGCCGAAAGCTTCGGCCAAGGCCTCTGCGCCCAAGAAAGCCGTTGCGCCCAAGGCCGCACCGAAACCGGCCGCAGTGGCCAAGCCTGCCGCTGCAAAGAAGGCTGCCCCTGCGAAGGCGGCGAAGCCCGCCAGCAAGCCGCCGGCCGCCAAGACGGCCAAGCCGAAGGCCTGA
- a CDS encoding class I SAM-dependent methyltransferase has translation MSHRLSALFAAAALAVVVQPAAAAEDTALKAAIAGPQRGEAHVARDAARHPTETLTFWSVAPRQTIIEISPGSGYWTEILAPYAKATGGTYVAAVADTANPKLSEGARKGRASFEAKYADAAKYGNISYVGFGPVSGPLGAPGSADMVITARNIHNWMWQEGMVDKAFKDFAAVLKPGGVLAVEEHRADPRPQIGDARDGYVATSTVVAAAEKAGFKLAGQSEANANPKDTKDHPFGVWTLPPSRNTAPNGKPADPSFDRTKYDAIGESDRMTLKFVKQ, from the coding sequence ATGTCCCATCGCCTCTCCGCCCTTTTCGCCGCCGCCGCGCTCGCGGTTGTCGTCCAGCCCGCCGCAGCGGCCGAAGATACGGCGCTGAAGGCGGCCATCGCCGGGCCCCAAAGGGGCGAAGCTCATGTGGCCCGCGACGCCGCGCGGCATCCGACCGAGACCCTGACCTTCTGGAGCGTGGCGCCCAGGCAGACCATCATCGAGATCTCGCCGGGATCCGGCTACTGGACCGAGATCCTTGCGCCCTACGCCAAGGCCACCGGCGGAACCTATGTGGCGGCCGTCGCCGACACCGCCAATCCCAAGCTCTCGGAGGGCGCGCGCAAGGGCCGGGCGAGCTTCGAGGCCAAGTACGCCGATGCGGCGAAGTATGGAAATATCAGCTATGTCGGCTTCGGCCCGGTCTCCGGCCCGCTGGGCGCGCCCGGCTCGGCCGACATGGTCATCACGGCTCGCAACATCCACAACTGGATGTGGCAGGAGGGCATGGTCGACAAGGCTTTCAAGGACTTCGCCGCGGTCCTGAAGCCCGGCGGCGTGCTGGCGGTCGAGGAGCATCGCGCCGATCCGCGGCCGCAGATCGGCGACGCCCGCGACGGCTATGTGGCGACCAGCACGGTCGTCGCAGCCGCCGAGAAGGCCGGCTTCAAGCTTGCGGGCCAATCCGAGGCGAACGCCAACCCGAAGGATACGAAGGATCATCCGTTCGGCGTCTGGACCCTGCCGCCGTCCCGCAACACCGCCCCCAACGGCAAGCCTGCCGATCCGAGTTTCGATCGGACGAAGTATGACGCCATCGGCGAGAGCGACCGGATGACGTTGAAGTTCGTGAAGCAGTAG
- a CDS encoding class I SAM-dependent methyltransferase, with the protein MQLTSFSSAAWFSRRGLIVGALALSACGRQEAAKPEAAPAAKASRNMTLQEAVAGDWRLPADKARDPWRHPVETLQFWGLKPGQTVIEFWPGAGWYTDILAPYLAANGGRLIAANLEPSDPASAEIVEAYRARLAAKPKLYGQVEITAFGGASGPVAPADSADLVLFLRNLHNWMAAGIAEKAFKDAFAALKPGGVLGVEEHRAPAGGVQDVMAAEGYVQEAYVLKLAQEAGFVLDKSSEINANPKDTKDHPFGVWTLPPVRLTAPRGEPANPSFDRAKYDAIGESDRMTLRLVKPAA; encoded by the coding sequence ATGCAGCTTACGTCTTTTTCCTCCGCGGCTTGGTTTTCGCGGCGCGGCCTGATTGTCGGGGCGCTGGCGCTTTCGGCCTGCGGTCGTCAGGAGGCCGCAAAGCCTGAAGCCGCCCCGGCGGCCAAGGCCAGCCGGAACATGACCCTGCAGGAGGCGGTGGCTGGTGACTGGCGGCTTCCCGCCGACAAGGCCCGCGATCCCTGGCGCCATCCCGTCGAGACGCTACAGTTCTGGGGGCTGAAGCCTGGCCAAACGGTGATCGAGTTCTGGCCCGGCGCGGGGTGGTACACCGACATCCTCGCACCCTATCTGGCGGCCAACGGCGGACGGTTGATCGCCGCCAATCTCGAGCCGTCCGACCCGGCCTCGGCCGAGATCGTGGAAGCCTATCGCGCCAGGTTGGCGGCGAAGCCGAAGCTCTACGGCCAGGTCGAGATCACCGCCTTCGGAGGCGCCAGCGGCCCGGTCGCCCCGGCCGATAGCGCCGACCTCGTGCTCTTCCTGCGCAACCTGCACAACTGGATGGCCGCCGGTATCGCCGAGAAGGCCTTCAAGGATGCGTTCGCGGCCCTGAAGCCCGGCGGCGTCCTCGGCGTCGAGGAGCATCGGGCGCCGGCCGGCGGCGTGCAGGACGTCATGGCCGCTGAGGGCTATGTCCAGGAGGCCTACGTGCTCAAGCTCGCCCAAGAAGCGGGCTTCGTCCTCGACAAGTCCAGCGAGATCAACGCCAACCCAAAGGACACCAAGGACCATCCCTTCGGGGTCTGGACCCTGCCGCCGGTGCGTCTGACCGCGCCCCGGGGCGAGCCGGCCAACCCCAGCTTCGATCGTGCGAAATACGACGCTATCGGCGAAAGCGACCGGATGACCCTGCGCCTCGTAAAGCCTGCCGCCTGA
- a CDS encoding SCP2 sterol-binding domain-containing protein has product MATLEELTQRVAAAVGNDSGLGRSFKVDLRGEGFIHIDGGTVTNEDKPADLTVSISQKDLKALGAGELNPMTAVITGRLKVSDMGLAMSLQPQMQALFSRLA; this is encoded by the coding sequence ATGGCGACTCTTGAGGAATTGACGCAGCGGGTGGCGGCGGCGGTGGGGAACGACTCCGGCCTGGGCCGGTCGTTCAAGGTCGACCTGCGCGGGGAAGGCTTCATCCACATCGACGGCGGAACCGTGACCAACGAGGACAAGCCGGCGGACCTGACCGTGTCCATCAGCCAGAAGGACCTGAAGGCCCTCGGCGCCGGAGAGCTCAACCCGATGACGGCGGTCATAACCGGCCGGCTGAAGGTATCGGACATGGGACTGGCCATGTCGCTGCAGCCTCAGATGCAGGCGCTGTTTTCGAGACTGGCCTGA
- a CDS encoding M23 family metallopeptidase — protein sequence MEGNAVLIGRRAAALGITGLGIAGLGLAARRAHAGAGLALSGRFQQGGFAIGRTDPGAKVFLDDRQVARASDAGFFILGFDRDAAPLTTVKIASRDGEALRTLQIGRAEYDIQRIKGLRRVYQGKASPELEARMAAETRRKTAAFASHADRDDFRSGFSAPLKNFRVSARFGGQRIVDGRPRPPHYGIDLAAPRGTPVYAPAGGIVTLAETGMLYEGGLIMIDHGQGLTTAYLHLSGVDVMRGQQVSRGQRIGAVGATGRATGPHLCWRMKWRDRHMNPMLMVGAAPPA from the coding sequence TTGGAAGGAAATGCAGTCCTGATCGGCCGCCGGGCCGCAGCCCTCGGGATCACTGGCCTGGGGATAGCCGGCCTAGGCCTTGCCGCACGTCGCGCCCATGCCGGCGCCGGCCTCGCCCTCAGCGGACGCTTCCAGCAGGGCGGGTTTGCGATCGGCCGCACCGATCCAGGCGCCAAAGTCTTCCTCGATGACCGGCAAGTAGCCCGCGCCTCGGACGCCGGCTTCTTCATCCTCGGCTTCGATCGGGACGCCGCGCCGCTGACGACCGTCAAGATCGCCAGCCGCGACGGCGAGGCGCTGCGCACCCTGCAGATCGGCCGCGCCGAATACGACATCCAGCGGATCAAGGGCCTGCGCCGGGTCTACCAGGGCAAGGCCAGCCCTGAGCTCGAGGCGAGGATGGCGGCGGAGACCAGGCGCAAGACCGCAGCCTTCGCCAGCCATGCCGACCGCGACGACTTCCGCAGCGGCTTCTCCGCGCCCCTCAAGAATTTCCGCGTCTCGGCCCGCTTCGGGGGCCAGCGCATCGTCGATGGACGGCCCCGGCCGCCGCATTACGGCATCGACCTGGCTGCGCCGCGAGGGACGCCGGTTTACGCCCCGGCCGGCGGGATCGTAACCCTCGCCGAGACCGGCATGCTGTACGAGGGCGGGCTGATCATGATCGACCACGGCCAGGGCTTGACCACGGCTTATCTGCACTTGAGCGGTGTCGACGTCATGCGCGGGCAGCAGGTGAGCCGCGGTCAGCGCATCGGGGCGGTCGGCGCCACAGGCCGCGCCACGGGACCACATCTGTGCTGGCGCATGAAATGGCGCGACCGGCACATGAACCCGATGCTGATGGTGGGCGCCGCGCCTCCCGCCTAG